GGCATATCTTCTTTCGTCGCACACGAAGACATTGAACCGAATGCCATATGGCAAAATGAGATACAGAAAGCACTTATATCTATGAATGCAATGGCTGCTCTCCTTACGGAGGAATTCCACGAAAGCAAATGGACTGATCAAGAAATAGGATTCGCGCTTGGCAGGCGGATATTAGTTATTCCAGTCCGTCTTGGTCTTAACCCATATGGCTTCATTGGCAACCATCAAGGCCTTGCCGGTAACTTGCTGAAGCCATCGATTCTCGCATCAAATTTGGTTGACGTACTTCTGAAACAAGTATCAACTACATCCATAATGCAAGAATCACTTGTTGTGGGATTAGAAGAGTCACATTCTTTTGCTGCGTCAAAGGCTGTATCAAAAAAGATGACTGGTATTGGTGATTTCACTAATGAGCAACTCAATCGAATGGAGGCGGCCTGCAACAATAATAATCAAGTCGAAAAGGCTTTCGGCGTACCCGATAGGATTAATGGAATCATTCGTAAATATAAACCAAATGAAGATTTTGAAGATGATGATTTGCCCTTCTAATATAAATTTCTTGCTAAAAGCTTTCTAACAGTTAGTAGGGCGGCATCCCTGTGATGCCGCCATTATCATAATTATCCCGCTTCGCGGGATTGTCGGGAGCACAGGGCTCCCGACCTACTGTTTTAAACTGCGAGGTAATTCCTAACAGCTCACTCCAAATTCATTCCCGGCATTTTTACAAAGCAGTTTAATACAGTTTTTTTCAATGATTTTGTACTGGTATAGCCGACGGATTCATAAAAAAGTTTTTGTTTTTCATCATCATCGGTGAGAAGAACATGCGCCCTGACATGTTCGAATCTCTTCAAACATCGATTAAGAAGTTCACGGCCAATCCCGCGATGCTGAAAGGCCGGATCAACAAGAATATCCTGGAGGTAGTGGATAGCGCTGTCGTCAGACAGACAGCGCGCCAGGCCGATAAGCTTATCATTCTCGGTGCAGATAACTACATGGGTAGAATTTTTTATGGCCTTAATGAGATTATCCGGTTCTTTTGTATAGGTGGTCCAATTGACTGAATTATACAATCTGAGAATATCATCTTTTGAGATATCCTTGATGCCCTCGGTATATTTTAGCATATTTTCCTCCGGCGTTAAAACAAATTTTCGAATACAAGGAAGGAACCCTCGGGGCTCCAGCCAATCGCACAGGACGCTATAAAGATGTGAATTTTTGGCTGAAGCCCGTTGGGCTTCATCCCCGCAAAACTGTCGACGCCTGCACACTGGTTACGATGAGCAATAGCGAAGAGGCAAGTTCAATTCCCTTGCACCAATTTTGGCACAATTTGATCACAGCGCAAAGTACTCTAGTGTTATGTCAAGTCCGTCCCAGTACAGATGAATTTATGTTTAAATTGGGTGATGGTCGAGGAGGTTGCTGCAAACCTAATACACTTTCATGCATTGCCAATAGACAACCAAAGAAATTCTACGATTAGTTAAATAGTTCATTCAATTATACTCCTGAAGAGTCTTGTCCTTTCAAATATATCTGCCCTCAAAAAAACAAAAAATATCCAAGCACCATTTGCTATTCAAAACAACACCTGGATGAAAATATTTTCCAGCCGGGGTGGCGGAGGCGGGTTGCGCGGGGTCTAAACTTATACCAAAAAACCAAATAAAACGCTTGCTTCGGGGCTTTCTGAGTGATACCTTAATGCGGCTTCAAGAGACGTAATTTTCCGGAGGTGACCTTCCCGTGGCCAGTGGTCTGCTCGCCGCTAATTTTATAGCCTCATATTATGATAACAGGAAAATTCCATCTGATACTCGCAAAGCGGTCGCCATCGCCGGACGCTCCAACGTTGGCAAATCAGCCCTGATAAATCAGATCACTCAGGGCAAAAAAATCGCCAAAGTCTCATCCACCCCCGGAAAAACCCAGGCGCTCAATTTCTTTCTGGTCGAAGACAAATTCTACCTGGTCGATCTGCCCGGTTACGGATTCGCCAAAGTACCACTCAAAGTCAAAAAATCATGGGGACAACTGGTCGAAGGCTATCTGACGACCAACGAAAACCTGAAAGGGCTGGTCCTGCTTCTCGATTGCCGCCGCGATATCCAGCCCGACGATATGACGTTACTGGAGTGGATCATAAATCGTCAGTTGCCGTTTGTCGTT
The genomic region above belongs to Candidatus Zixiibacteriota bacterium and contains:
- a CDS encoding toll/interleukin-1 receptor domain-containing protein, coding for MEEYSFPYSVEEVVNTLIEVFERQKTGDVANLLRSAHASIEYSNYDNWDGGTHYYSLILEIQIALFSEIEPKIPEIKKTIEKKIETIFRSKSNQYITEVLIAPQLVQNSTSITTPLTDKESNRLWIPGYLRLFLSHVATHKENVGALKDELQFYGISSFVAHEDIEPNAIWQNEIQKALISMNAMAALLTEEFHESKWTDQEIGFALGRRILVIPVRLGLNPYGFIGNHQGLAGNLLKPSILASNLVDVLLKQVSTTSIMQESLVVGLEESHSFAASKAVSKKMTGIGDFTNEQLNRMEAACNNNNQVEKAFGVPDRINGIIRKYKPNEDFEDDDLPF
- a CDS encoding GNAT family N-acetyltransferase — encoded protein: MLKYTEGIKDISKDDILRLYNSVNWTTYTKEPDNLIKAIKNSTHVVICTENDKLIGLARCLSDDSAIHYLQDILVDPAFQHRGIGRELLNRCLKRFEHVRAHVLLTDDDEKQKLFYESVGYTSTKSLKKTVLNCFVKMPGMNLE
- the yihA gene encoding ribosome biogenesis GTP-binding protein YihA/YsxC gives rise to the protein MASGLLAANFIASYYDNRKIPSDTRKAVAIAGRSNVGKSALINQITQGKKIAKVSSTPGKTQALNFFLVEDKFYLVDLPGYGFAKVPLKVKKSWGQLVEGYLTTNENLKGLVLLLDCRRDIQPDDMTLLEWIINRQLPFVVVMTKTDKLKRSQLNLAISKLKRILYGDESEGNLIPFSAKNNTGRKEVLQWIRRAVA